From a single Deltaproteobacteria bacterium genomic region:
- the cobD gene encoding cobalamin biosynthesis protein CobD yields MHGAPGGRVTLAHLFALAWILDLVVGDPARIPHPVRGMGRTAVFWERVLYRPNVTAGVFFWLACAVTVLAVTVLGFGLAAPVGSWAEALCSLYVMATLLATRSLHSEALGVELALRDGDLPRARTLLSRIVSRDTANLDEAAVRRAVLETVAENLSDGVVAPMFFLALAGIPGMILYKLASTLDSMVGYRTPRYEAFGRFSARVDDVLNLVPARMTAVFLAVLAPMVRGSIRRSWKATVDRKILVSPNAGWPETVLAGALNVRLAGPGDYHGRRVQRAFIHPRGRDPEAVHLNRAWALIYAVSATAALGTWGLLTLSGGQFWGLAGRVFVP; encoded by the coding sequence ATCCACGGCGCGCCCGGAGGCCGCGTGACATTGGCCCATCTCTTTGCCCTGGCCTGGATACTCGATCTGGTCGTCGGCGATCCGGCCCGGATTCCCCATCCGGTCCGGGGCATGGGTCGAACGGCGGTGTTCTGGGAAAGGGTTCTCTATCGCCCAAACGTCACGGCCGGGGTGTTCTTTTGGCTGGCCTGCGCCGTCACGGTTCTGGCCGTCACGGTTTTGGGCTTTGGCCTGGCCGCTCCGGTCGGATCATGGGCCGAGGCCCTTTGTTCCCTGTACGTCATGGCCACCTTGCTGGCCACCAGATCCCTCCATTCCGAGGCCTTGGGCGTGGAGCTGGCCTTGCGGGACGGTGACCTTCCACGGGCCCGGACTCTGCTCTCCCGCATAGTCAGCCGGGACACGGCCAACCTGGACGAGGCCGCTGTCCGGCGGGCTGTCCTTGAAACCGTGGCCGAAAATTTGTCCGATGGGGTAGTGGCTCCGATGTTCTTTCTGGCCTTGGCCGGGATTCCGGGCATGATTCTTTACAAGCTGGCCAGCACACTGGATTCCATGGTCGGGTATCGCACTCCCCGCTACGAGGCCTTCGGGCGTTTTTCGGCCCGGGTCGATGATGTCCTGAACTTGGTTCCGGCCCGGATGACGGCCGTGTTTTTAGCCGTTCTGGCTCCCATGGTCCGGGGCTCGATCCGTAGATCCTGGAAGGCCACAGTGGATCGCAAGATATTGGTCAGCCCCAATGCGGGATGGCCAGAGACGGTCCTGGCCGGGGCGTTAAATGTCCGCCTGGCCGGACCGGGGGACTATCATGGCCGCCGGGTCCAACGGGCCTTCATCCATCCCCGAGGCCGCGATCCCGAGGCAGTGCATCTCAATCGGGCCTGGGCTCTCATCTATGCCGTGTCCGCGACGGCGGCTCTTGGGACGTGGGGTCTGCTGACTCTGAGCGGAGGGCAGTTCTGGGGTCTGGCCGGCCGGGTTTTCGTCCCATGA
- the folD gene encoding bifunctional methylenetetrahydrofolate dehydrogenase/methenyltetrahydrofolate cyclohydrolase FolD — MILLDGKATAAAIRAELGAKVAAMVKDRGRRPGLAVILVGEDPASTIYVRNKERASAEAGIESRAFRLPASTGQDELETLIRDLNRDKTVDGILLQLPLPKGLDSQRCLGLIDPDKDVDGFHPVNMGRLTLGLPGLRPCTPAGVMELLARYDLDVSGKRAVVVGRSNIVGKPQALMLLEKNATVTICHSRTADLAGAVRRADFVIAAVGVPRLVTRDMVAPGAVVVDVGMNRTETGLCGDCDFEGLREVASAMTPVPGGVGPMTIAQLLSNTVQAFAVGR, encoded by the coding sequence GTGATTCTTCTCGACGGCAAGGCTACGGCAGCGGCCATTCGAGCCGAACTGGGGGCAAAGGTGGCGGCCATGGTCAAGGACCGTGGCCGCCGTCCCGGGTTGGCGGTCATCCTGGTTGGTGAGGACCCGGCCTCGACCATCTATGTCAGAAACAAGGAGCGGGCCTCGGCCGAGGCCGGCATTGAATCCCGGGCCTTCCGCCTGCCCGCCTCGACAGGGCAGGACGAGCTGGAAACCCTAATCCGGGATCTGAACCGGGACAAGACTGTGGACGGCATCCTGCTCCAACTTCCTCTGCCCAAGGGCCTGGACAGTCAGCGATGTCTGGGCCTCATAGATCCGGACAAGGACGTGGACGGGTTTCATCCGGTGAACATGGGCCGCCTGACCCTTGGTCTGCCGGGGCTCCGGCCTTGCACCCCGGCCGGGGTCATGGAGCTTCTGGCCAGATACGACCTCGACGTTTCGGGAAAACGGGCCGTGGTCGTCGGCCGGAGCAATATCGTGGGCAAGCCGCAGGCCCTGATGCTCCTGGAGAAGAACGCCACGGTGACCATCTGTCACTCCCGGACGGCCGATCTGGCCGGGGCCGTGCGCCGGGCCGATTTCGTGATCGCGGCCGTGGGTGTGCCCAGGCTGGTGACCAGGGACATGGTCGCTCCTGGGGCGGTGGTGGTGGATGTGGGGATGAACCGGACCGAGACCGGCCTGTGCGGAGACTGCGATTTCGAGGGGCTGCGAGAGGTGGCCTCGGCCATGACCCCGGTGCCGGGCGGGGTGGGGCCCATGACCATCGCCCAACTCTTGTCCAACACGGTCCAGGCCTTTGCCGTCGGCCGATGA
- the eno gene encoding phosphopyruvate hydratase (catalyzes the formation of phosphoenolpyruvate from 2-phospho-D-glycerate in glycolysis): IEMAKEAAYTTVISHRSGETEDSFIADLAVAVNSGQIKTGSLCRSDRLAKYNQLLRIEEDLEDQAVFFGPAMLDWLCGRWLDGE; encoded by the coding sequence ATCGAGATGGCCAAGGAGGCCGCCTATACCACGGTCATTTCCCATCGATCCGGCGAAACCGAGGACAGCTTCATCGCCGATCTGGCCGTGGCCGTGAACTCGGGCCAGATCAAGACCGGGTCCTTGTGCCGGAGCGACCGTCTGGCCAAGTACAATCAGCTTCTGCGTATCGAGGAGGACCTGGAGGACCAGGCTGTGTTCTTCGGCCCGGCCATGCTCGACTGGCTGTGCGGTCGATGGCTGGACGGAGAATAG